In a genomic window of Seriola aureovittata isolate HTS-2021-v1 ecotype China chromosome 11, ASM2101889v1, whole genome shotgun sequence:
- the gli2a gene encoding zinc finger protein GLI2a gives METSAPTATEKKECKPSGLDGSSFSELPKKPSPTTLTRGAHHLFPTFHAPIPIDMRHHEGRYHYEPHPLHAMHGPPGLTGSPVISDISLIRLSPHAAAGTGESPFSPPHPYVSPHMEHYLRSVHGSPTLSMISAARGLSPAEVTHEHLKERALFSLPPPPPGANPTEYYHLMASASQRSPYGDLLVQSGAAAAAAAAAAAAAAAAHLPDYISPMDVSRFSSPRLTPRLSRKRALSISPLSDASIDLQTMIRTSPNSLVAYINNSRSSSAASSSYGHLSVGGISPSFSFPHPINPVAYQQLLSQQRGLNAFGHTPPLIQPSPSSFSARQHPLTASPMTTSHNSSNSEANQNAGGDPAVSSTVNPLTTKRSKVKTEAEGPLPISPTSQDHGGGILDLSEDLDKDECKQEPEAIYETNCHWEGCTKEYDTQDQLVHHINNDHIHGEKKEFVCRWDECSREQKPFKAQYMLVVHMRRHTGEKPHKCTFEGCSKAYSRLENLKTHLRSHTGEKPYVCEHEGCNKAFSNASDRAKHQNRTHSNEKPYVCKIPGCTKRYTDPSSLRKHVKTVHGPEAHVTKKQRSDAPPRQQPPKGNGENEANSKHGARGTDGKMEANSTSRGVEDCLQIKSIKTESSMTYQSSPGGHSSCSSEPSPLGSANNNDSGVEMAMHSGGSFGDLTAQDECPMVDSTVPAGGQHGGVGLQLRKAAGHGGGVTIKLENIKKERLKTVRDSCPWVNSAPQPLQGQRSSMKLPPIPAVGSLLESSNMISNLSGLHPSQRMGDLSSCEITLLNQLNERRDSTTSTMSSAYTLSRRSSGISPCYSSRRSSEASQFGANRHNNISSADSYDPISTDLSRRSSEASHCGGGGVSGGGGGGLPSLLSLTPAQHYRLKAKYAAAIGGAPPTPLPNMDRMSLRTRMALYSDSQEGSSHPFHQPPCGTAPRRCSDTGYGTQSMMPHEVPTNLPRRASDPVRRPTDHLSFPRVQRYNSMNSMNPMNGPSASEHHQALAMQGYTRSDGSLQRYPFAPRPPSISENVAMENMAVDGMMTGGEQSGEDDMVLPDDVVQYLRSQNSGPSGHTSGQVDYHPNNQTQGYQTGMAPAASFYAQRRMAMVDATMTQSGQDLTFSAPSDNMNKNNMPVQWNEVSSGTVDTTTKLSRQQQHPLRGNLAVVQHRHNLGSFQAQGQGLGSNQQVVPMSQNMTMQGYANHNSQRLMNITHQQNQQQRQCNNVNFSEHMSPQQGYGQEAIPNSMAGSTSVRSTRNSMADPELQSYRARTQADEYSHVNQVDQQQNYNVLSQQQQHNIHTGGRGMLQPRPPTEPKSITRQLTGSGMMQPSRIPKPTDLSHSHGNDTSEASPKRPSGSVAHNSNSENANSAVFYTGQIHVFEPTSVSFDTPMSPCVSQAPASSNTAAANMASPGVNQVSSSTVDSSTGGSGGTEHAQIDFDTMLDDGDHSSLMSGTLSPGLLQSLSQSSSRLTTPRNSVTLASVPAGIGNMAIGDMNSMLTALAEESKFLNMIS, from the exons GAAGGAACGTGCCCTCTTTAGCCTCCCCCCTCCTCCGCCGGGGGCCAACCCCACAGAGTACTACCACCTGATGGCCAGCGCCAGTCAGCGAAGCCCCTATGGTGACCTGCTGGTGCAGAGCGGGGCAGCGGCCGCCGCCGCAGctgcagccgcagcagcagcggcagcagctcATCTACCTGATTACATCAGCCCCATGGATG TGTCACGTTTCTCCAGCCCACGGCTGACGCCCCGGCTGAGCAGGAAGAGAGCGCTGTCCATTTCCCCTCTGTCAGATGCCAGCATCGACCTGCAGACCATGATCCGCACCTCGCCCAACTCCCTCGTGGCCTACATCAACAACTCCCGCTCCAGCTCAGCTGCCAGCAGCTCCTACGGGCATCTTTCAGTCGGAGGTATCAG CCCCTCGTTCAGTTTCCCTCATCCCATCAACCCAGTGGCGTACCAGCAGCTGTTGTCCCAGCAGAGGGGTCTCAACGCCTTTGGCCACACACCGCCTCTTATTCAACCGTCGCCATCCTCCTTTTCTGCTCGCCAGCACCCACTCACCGCGTCGCCCATGACCACCTCCCATAACAGCTCCAACTCTGAGGCAAACCAG AATGCCGGTGGAGACCCAGCAGTGAGCAGCACAGTCAACCCACTGACCAccaagaggtcaaaggtcaagacgGAAGCAGAAGGTCCGCTGCCCATCTCGCCAACCTCTCAG GATCACGGTGGAGGGATCTTGGACTTGAGTGAGGATCTGGACAAAGACGAGTGCAAGCAGGAGCCTGAGGCCATATATGAGACAAACTGCCACTGGGAGGGCTGCACCAAGGAGTATGACACCCAGGACCAGCTCGTCCAT CACATCAACAACGACCACATCCATGGTGAGAAAAAGGAGTTTGTTTGTCGCTGGGACGAGTGTTCGCGGGAGCAGAAGCCCTTCAAGGCTCAGTACATGCTGGTGGTCCACATGAGGCGACACACAGGGGAGAAGCCACATAAATGCACA tttGAGGGCTGCTCCAAAGCTTACTCTCGTCTGGAGAACCTCAAGACCCACCTCAGGTCCCACACCGGAGAGAAGCCGTATGTGTGTGAACACGAAGGCTGCAACAAGGCCTTCTCCAACGCCTCAGACCGGGCCAAGCACCAGAACCGCACACACTCAAACGAG AAACCATATGTGTGTAAGATCCCTGGGTGCACCAAGCGCTACACGGACCCCAGCTCTCTCAGGAAGCATGTCAAGACAGTCCACGGACCAGAGGCCCACGTCACCAAGAAGCAACGCAGCGACGCTCCTCCACGACAGCAGCCACCCAAAGGCAACGGCGAGAACGAGGCCAATTCCAAGCACGGTGCAAGAGGCACGGATGGCAAGATGGAGGCAAACAGCACCTCCAGAGGAGTGGAGGACTGCCTACAAATCAAGTCTATCAAGACAGAGAGCTCTATG ACGTATCAGTCCAGTCCTGGCGGCCACTCGTCATGTAGCAGCGAGCCGTCACCTCTCGGCAGCGCCAACAACAACGACAGTGGGGTAGAGATGGCCATGCACAGCGGGGGCAGCTTCGGGGACCTCACCGCACAGGATGAGTGCCCCATGGTTGACTCCACTGTTCCCGCTGGGGGACAGCATGGTGGGGTGGGGCTTCAGTTGAGGAAAGCTGCAGGTCACGGTGGAGGGGTCACCATCAAGctggaaaacatcaaaaaggAAAGGCTGAAGACAGTGAGGGACTCCTGCCCCTGGGTCAACTCCGCACCACAGCCACTACAGGGCCAACGCAGCAGCATGAAGCTTCCTCCCATACCTGCAGTCG GTTCCCTGCTGGAGAGCTCCAACATGATTAGTAACCTAAGTGGTCTGCACCCCAGTCAACGCATGGGTGACCTGTCTTCATGTGAAATAACGCTGCTGAACCAGCTGAATGAGCGGCGTgacagcaccaccagcaccatgAGCTCAGCCTACACCTTGAGTCGCCGCTCTTCCGGTATTTCACCCTGCTATTCCAGTCGTCGCTCCAGCGAGGCGTCTCAGTTTGGCGCTAACCGCCACAACAACATCAGCTCGGCCGACTCCTACGACCCGATCTCCACTGACCTGTCTCGCCGGTCGAGTGAGGCCAGCCactgtggaggtggtggtgtcagtggtggaggtggaggaggtctCCCAAGCCTCCTCAGTCTGACACCAGCTCAGCATTATCGGCTCAAGGCAAAGTACGCTGCTGCCATTGGTGGAGCTCCACCCACACCTCTCCCCAATATGGATCGAATGAGCCTGAGGACCCGCATGGCCTTGTACAGTGACTCCCAGGAGGGCTCATCGCATCCGTTCCATCAGCCACCCTGTGGAACTGCACCCCGGCGCTGCAGTGACACTGGGTATGGCACTCAGAGCATGATGCCCCATGAGGTACCCACCAACCTTCCACGCCGTGCCAGTGACCCAGTGCGTCGTCCCACTGACCATCTCTCCTTTCCAAGGGTGCAGCGCTATAACAGCATGAACAGCATGAACCCCATGAATGGTCCATCTGCTTCAGAACACCACCAGGCTCTGGCTATGCAGGGCTACACTCGCTCTGATGGCAGCCTGCAACGCTACCCATTTGCCCCCAGACCACCTAGCATCTCTGAGAACGTAGCCATGGAGAACATGGCAGTAGATGGGATGATGACTGGGGGGGAGCAAAGTGGGGAGGATGATATGGTGCTCCCAGATGATGTGGTGCAGTACCTCAGGTCCCAGAACTCTGGCCCGTCAGGTCACACCTCGGGGCAAGTGGACTATCATCCTAACAATCAGACTCAGGGCTACCAGACAGGCATGGCCCCAGCAGCATCATTTTACGcgcagaggagaatggccatGGTGGACGCCACCATGACTCAGTCTGGCCAGGATCTGACATTCTCAGCACCATCAGACAACATGAACAAGAATAACATGCCGGTGCAGTGGAATGAGGTGAGCTCAGGGACTGTGGACACCACAACCAAGCTctccagacagcagcagcatcctctCAGGGGGAACCTTGCTGTCGTTCAGCATAGGCACAATTTAGGATCCTTCCAGGCACAAGGTCAAGGCCTGGGCAGCAACCAGCAGGTTGTGCCTATGAGTCAGAATATGACTATGCAGGGGTACGCAAACCACAACAGCCAGAGGCTGATGAACATTACCCACCAGCAGAATCAGCAACAGAGGCAATGCAACAATGTGAACTTTAGTGAGCACATGAGTCCTCAGCAAGGGTATGGCCAAGAGGCAATCCCTAACTCTATGGCTGGGAGCACTAGTGTGAGATCTACCCGCAACAGTATGGCAGATCCTGAACTGCAAAGTTACAGAGCAAGGACACAGGCTGATGAGTATTCTCATGTGAATCAAGTGGATCAGCAGCAGAATTACAATGTtctctcccagcagcagcagcacaacatcCATACCGGAGGCAGAGGAATGTTACAACCCCGGCCCCCCACAGAGCCCAAGTCTATAACCAGACAACTCACAGGGTCTGGCATGATGCAGCCAAGCAGAATACCCAAGCCAACTGATCTGAGCCACAGTCATGGTAATGACACCTCAGAGGCGAGCCCAAAGAGGCCCAGTGGGTCAGTGGCCCACAACAGCAACTCTGAAAATGCGAACTCTGCCGTGTTCTACACAGGTCAGATTCATGTGTTTGAGCCAACTTCTGTCAGCTTTGATACCCCCATGTCCCCCTGTGTCAGCCAGGCTCCTGCCAGCAGCAACACTGCAGCAGCCAACATGGCCTCCCCAGGAGTCAACCAAGTCTCCAGCAGTACAGTGGATTCTTCCACTGGTGGATCTGGTGGCACAGAACATGCCCAGATTGACTTTGACACCATGCTTGATGATGGAGACCACTCCAGCCTAATGTCGGGCACCCTAAGTCCTGGCCTTCTGCAGAGTCTCTCCCAGAGTTCCTCACGTCTGACCACCCCTCGCAACTCCGTTACCCTTGCGTCTGTACCGGCAGGGATTGGCAACATGGCTATTGGTGACATGAACTCCATGCTCACAGCTTTGGCAGAAGAAAGTAAGTTTCTCAATATGATAAGCTGA